A DNA window from Primulina tabacum isolate GXHZ01 chromosome 12, ASM2559414v2, whole genome shotgun sequence contains the following coding sequences:
- the LOC142520827 gene encoding glycine--tRNA ligase, mitochondrial 1-like has translation MDAAHEGRNMEAFRQAVVNTLERRLFYIPSFKIYRGVAGLYDYGPPGCAVKSNVLAFWRQHFVLEENMLEVDCPCVTPEVVLKASGHVDKFTDLMVKDEKTGTCYRADHLLKDYCKEKLEKEPNLSAEKTEELKHVLATLDDLSALELGAKIKGYGITAPDTKNALSDPYPFNLMFQTSIGPSGVSPGYMRPETAQGIFVNFKDLYYYNGNKLPFAAAQIGQAFRNEISPRQGLLRVREFTLAEIEHFVDPEDKSHPKFSEVAKLEFLMFPREDQVSGRSARRIPIGEAVSKGIVNNQTLGYFIGRVYLFLTQLGIDKDRLRFRQHLANEMAHYAADCWDAEIECSYGWIECVGIADRSAYDLRAHTDKSGVDLVAHEKFPEPREVEKLVIVPAKKELGLAFKGGQKMVVEALEAMDEKEAMEMKQTLESKGEAEFRVCTLDKVVTIKSTMVSISKKNIKEHQRVFTPSVIEPSFGIGRIIYCLYEHSFYTRSSRDGDEQMNVFRFPPLIAPIKCTVFPLVQNQQYEDVAKDIAKSLTATGISYKIDITGTSIGKRYARTDELGVPFAVTVDSTSSVTVRERDSKQQIRVNVDEVASVIKEVTDGVSTWADVLWKYPTHSS, from the exons ATGGACGCCGCGCATGAAGGCCGCAACATGGAGGCTTTCCGGCAGGCTGTCGTCAATACTCTTGAACGGCGTCTATTTTACATCCCATCTTTCAAGATCTACCGCGGCGTTGCTGGCCTTTACGATTATGGGCCGCCGGGGTGCGCCGTGAAGTCCAACGTCCTCGCCTTCTGGCGTCAG CATTTTGTCCTTGAAGAGAACATGTTGGAAGTGGATTGCCCTTGTGTTACTCCTGAGGTTGTGCTAAAGGCCTCGGGCCACGTTGATAAGTTCACTGACCTTATGGTTAAAGATGAAAAAACCGGTACCTGTTACCGAGCTGATCATTTGCTCAAGGATTATTGCAAAGAAAAGCTTGAGAAAGAACCTAACCTTAGTGCGGAAAAGACAGAGGAACTGAAGCACGTGCTTGCTACTTTGGATGACCTCTCTGCTCTGGAGCTTGGTGCTAAGATTAAGGGTTATGGAATTACTGCTCCGGATACAAAAAACGCCCTCTCTGATCCCTATCCCTTCAATCTAATGTTTCAGACATCAATTGGGCCATCTGGCGTGAGCCCTGG GTACATGCGCCCTGAGACTGCTCAAGGGATTTTTGTGAACTTTAAGGACTTGTATTATTACAATGGCAACAAGCTCCCCTTTGCTGCTGCACAGATTGGTCAAGCTTTTAGAAATGAG ATTTCTCCACGTCAAGGTCTTTTAAGGGTCCGAGAATTTACCCTTGCAGAGATCGAACATTTTGTGGACCCGGAGGACAAATCACATCCCAAGTTTTCTGAGGTTGCAAAGTTGGAATTTTTAATGTTCCCTAGGGAAGACCAGGTGTCTGGGAGGTCAGCACGGAGGATACCTATTGGAGAAGCAGTTTCCAAG GGAATTGTCAATAATCAAACGCTGGGTTATTTCATAGGAAGAGTATACTTGTTTTTAACACAACTAGGAATTGATAAAGATCGCCTGCGGTTTCGACAACATCTTGCAAACGAGATGGCTCACTATGCTGCAGACTGTTGGGATGCTGAAATTGAGTGTTCTTATGGCTGGATAGAGTGTGTTGGTATTGCTGATAGATCAGCGTATGATTTGCGTGCTCACACG GATAAAAGTGGTGTGGATCTGGTTGCACATGAAAAATTTCCAGAACCTAGAGAAGTGGAG AAGCTCGTAATAGTTCCGGCAAAGAAAGAACTTGGTCTTGCCTTTAAGGGTGGCCAAAAAATGGTGGTTGAAGCGTTAGAG GCAATGGATGAGAAGGAAGCTATGGAGATGAAACAGACGTTGGAGTCAAAGGGAGAAGCAGAATTTCGTGTTTGTACTCTTGATAAAGTTGTGACAATTAAGAGTACTATGGTATCGATTTCCAAAAAGAACATAAAGGAACATCAAAGGGTGTTCACGCCCTCTGTGATTGAACCATCATTTGGTATTGGAAGGATCATATATTGTCTCTACGAACATTCATTCTACACACGATCTAGCAGGGACGGGGATGAACAAATGAATGTCTTCCGTTTCCCTCCATTGATAGCTCCAATCAAGTGCACGGTTTTTCCATTGGTTCAGAATCAACAATATGAAGATGTTGCCAAAGATATTGCCAAGTCCTTAACTGCAACCGGGATCTCGTATAAGATTGATATAACAG GTACCTCAATTGGGAAGAGATACGCGAGAACGGATGAACTTGGTGTTCCCTTTGCAGTTACAGTGGACTCAACATCCTCGGTGACAGTTCGAGAAAGGGATAGCAAACAGCAGATTCGTGTGAATGTGGACGAGGTAGCATCTGTGATTAAGGAAGTGACCGATGGTGTGAGCACTTGGGCTGATGTACTATGGAAATACCCGACTCACTCGTCTTAG
- the LOC142520828 gene encoding uncharacterized protein LOC142520828, whose protein sequence is MEFRTNSSKGHDKGKKVEKTRRVWTTREEEILLQALKAAISHGWKSENGFRIGYLSFLEDAMKKTFPNTDLRANPHINSKIHVWKKSHGTLMTLLSKSEIGWNETGKMIDATNEAWEPLEKIDSSVHGMRYRSWPFYNDWCEIFGRDRATGEQSESFVDAVQEDALNLGNTDGVGVDVGLEKWFDGFEDNADSISVSVPTFSVATTGKKSIGKKRKRSAEIEDRIVDAMNNFSDMTKISIEDLSKKIGYDPVATKDAFGAMGTIPGLTIDEKIFVADKLVENPKKLAFFFSLPDEARNSLVKQLLKKE, encoded by the exons ATGGAGTTTAGAACAAATAGCAGCAAAGGACATGACAAGGGGAAAAAAGTAGAGAAGACTAGACGGGTGTGGACAACAAGAGAGGAAGAAATTCTTCTTCAAGCATTGAAGGCAGCTATAAGTCACGGTTGGAAGAGCGAGAATGGATTTCGAATTGGTTATTTGAGTTTTTTAGAAGATGCCATGAAGAAAACCTTCCCGAATACAGATTTGCGAGCCAATCcccatatcaattcaaaaattCATGTGTGGAAAAAGTCTCATGGTACATTGATGACATTGCTAAGCAAGAGTGAAATAGGTTGGAATGAAACTGGAAAAATGATTGACGCTACAAATGAAGCATGGGAACCCCTTGAGAAG ATTGATAGCAGTGTCCATGGAATGCGGTACAGGTCTTGGCCATTTTATAATGATTGGTGTGAGATTTTTGGACGTGATCGTGCAACTGGAGAACAATCTGAGAGCTTTGTTGATGCCGTACAGGAAGATGCCTTGAACTTGGGGAACACTGATGGTGTTGGAGTGGACGTGGGGTTGGAAAAGTGGTTTGATGGGTTTGAGGATAATGCTGATTCGATTTCTGTCTCAGTCCCAACATTTTCTGTTGCAACAACAGGCAAGAAATCGATAGGCAAAAAACGCAAACGAAGTGCTGAAATAGAAGATCGTATTGTCGATGCCATGAACAATTTCAGTGACATGACAAAGATTAGCATAGAAGACCTCTCAAAAAAAATTGGATATGACCCTGTTGCTACTAAAGATGCGTTTGGTGCTATGGGTACAATTCCAGGGTTGACAATAGATGagaagatttttgtagctgacAAGTTAGTGGAGAATCCAAAGAAATTGGCATTTTTCTTCAGTTTACCCGACGAGGCTCGAAACTCCTTGGTCAAGCAGCTCTTAAAAAAAGAGTGA